The following are from one region of the Patagioenas fasciata isolate bPatFas1 chromosome 14, bPatFas1.hap1, whole genome shotgun sequence genome:
- the LOC136107768 gene encoding protocadherin-10-like, with translation MGAGAGSRRGQLFLRSLLFLLLPGTPAPRPAGGQLRYAVPEELEHGAFVANLGEDLGLDVSSLSARRFRIVSRAGARQHLEVNLENGILFVNERIDREEVCEAGGTCLLHLQLLIESPLELYRVEVEVLDINDHAPTFPWQEYVLEVAESAVLGARFPLESAQDPDVGTNSVHTYRLSPNGFFSLEVQTRSDASKFAELVLERTLDREQQRVHRLLLTALDGGVPERSGTAHILVTVLDANDNVPAFDQPSYGVSLPEDAPAGTMVIQLNATDPDEGPNGEIEYSFSGHAPPRVRELFHIEPRSGQVLLKGPLDYERASIHELYVQAKDRGPSAVAVHCRVLVHLLDVNDNAPEVTLTSVSTPVLEDAPPGTVIAVISVLDRDSGDNGRVSCEVGPDVPFELRSSFRNYYTLVTTQALDREVVPEYNVSITARDMGSPALVTRSTLTIPVSDVNDNAPRFLQPSYSVYVMENNAPGASICSVSALDPDCQQNAYLSYSIADGHIHGMPVGTYVSINSDSGHMYALRSLDYEQIRSFQIQVQAQDAGFPPLSANVTVHIFVLDQNDNAPVIVSPLPRNGSVATELVPRSAGPGYLVGTVSAVDADAGLNSRLSYQLLQATDFTLFSVAPDTGELRTLRSFLEQDATRQRLVVQVRDGGQPALSATVSLLLSVVETMPQTLSDFSEFSLPPEASSSSPLTLYLLVSLGSISFTFLLAILILTAIRCRGEQHSLQNDGCSLPCCHCCPGSRPSPDGLKTSNLAAQPPAGTTAATRLDVPGGGPPGYCYKVCLGPESAQSDFMFLKPCSPPRNNEKDPGKWSQPGQPLQVSKQIKQPNMDWLPPSTQQPALKSSQSLEDVGEIHRALQKEHERLCTLVTPVSEFQKASAGTNSIWTPQYSSLYPGHIPALDYQHNVYIPGTPTLLSSKDGPLFVGRENKNSFSTFGKRKKMTTYCDMHDSVVINNDLK, from the exons ATGGGGGCCGGGGCAGGCTCCAGGCGGGGGCAGCTCTTCCTccgctccctcctcttcctcctgctgcccGGCACCCCGGCACCGCGCCCGGCGGGCGGGCAGCTGCGCTACGCGGTGCCGGAGGAGCTGGAGCACGGAGCCTTCGTGGCCAACCTGGGCGAGGACCTGGGGCTGGACGTGTCCAGCTTGTCGGCGCGGCGGTTCCGTATCGTGTCCAGAGCCGGGGCCAGGCAGCACCTGGAGGTGAACCTGGAGAACGGGATCCTCTTTGTGAACGAGCGCATTGACCGGGAGGAGGTGTGCGAGGCCGGAGGGACCTGCCTGCTCCACCTGCAGCTCCTCATCGAGAGCCCACTGGAACTCTACCGCGTCGAGGTGGAGGTGCTGGACATCAATGATCACGCACCCACCTTCCCCTGGCAAGAGTATGTGCTGGAGGTGGCGGAGTCTGCCGTGCTCGGTGCCCGCTTCCCGCTGGAGAGTGCCCAGGATCCCGACGTGGGCACCAACTCAGTGCACACCTACCGGCTCAGCCCCAATGGGTTCTTTTCGCTCGAGGTGCAGACACGCAGCGATGCCAGCAAGTTTGCAGAGCTGGTGCTCGAGCGCACCCTCGACCGCGAGCAGCAACGCGTGCACCGGCTGCTGCTCACCGCTCTCGACGGCGGTGTCCCCGAGCGCTCAGGCACAGCTCACATCCTTGTCACGGTGCTGGATGCTAATGACAATGTGCCTGCCTTTGACCAGCCCTCGTACGGTGTAAGCCTTCCTGAGGATGCCCCTGCCGGCACCATGGTCATACAGCTCAACGCCACTGACCCAGATGAGGGCCCCAACGGGGAGATCGAGTACTCCTTCAGTGGTCACGCGCCACCACGTGTCCGGGAGCTCTTCCACATAGAGCCCCGCAGTGGGCAGGTGCTGCTGAAGGGCCCTCTGGATTATGAACGAGCAAGCATTCACGAGCTCTATGTGCAAGCCAAGGATCGTGGACCCTCGGCTGTGGCCGTGCACTGCAGGGTGCTCGTGCACCTCCTTGATGTGAACGACAACGCGCCAGAGGTGACTCTCACCTCTGTGTCCACACCTGTGCTGGAGGATGCCCCACCAGGCACTGTCATTGCTGTCATCAGTGTTCTGGAcagggactctggggacaatgggcgtgtGAGCTGCGAAGTTGGCCCCGACGTGCCCTTTGAGCTCCGCTCTTCCTTCCGCAACTACTACACGCTGGTCACCACGCAGGCGCTGGACCGGGaggttgtgcctgagtacaacgtAAGCATCACAGCGCGGGACATGGGCTCCCCTGCCCTGGTGACTCGCAGTACCCTCACCATCCCGGTGTCCGACGTGAACGACAATGCCCCACGCTTCCTCCAGCCCTCCTATAGTGTCTATGTGATGGAGAACAATGCGCCAGGTGCCTCTATCTGCTCTGTCAGCGCGTTGGACCCCGACTGCCAACAGAATGCCTACCTGTCCTACTCCATTGCTGACGGGCACATCCATGGCATGCCTGTGGGCACCTATGTGTCTATCAACTCAGACAGTGGGCACATGTATGCCCTGCGCTCCCTTGATTATGAGCAGATCCGCAGCTTCCAGATCCAGGTGCAAGCACAGGATGCAGGTTTCCCCCCACTCAGCGCCAATGTCACCGTCCACATCTTTGTGCTGGACCAGAACGACAACGCTCCGGTTATTGTTTCCCCCTTGCCGCGCAATGGCTCCGTGGCCACTGAGCTGGTGCCACGATCTGCTGGTCCTGGCTACCTCGTGGGTACAGTGTCAGCGGTGGATGCAGACGCAGGGCTGAACTCCCGCCTCTCCTACCAGCTTCTCCAGGCCACTGACTTCACCCTCTTCAGCGTGGCACCAGACACAGGCGAGCTGCGCACCCTTCGCTCCTTCCTGGAGCAGGATGCAACGCGGCAGCGGCTGGTGGTGCAGGTGAGGGACGGGGGGCAGCCGGCGCTCTCAGCCACCGTGTCCCTCCTGCTTTCGGTGGTGGAGACCATGCCTCAGACTCTCTCTGACTTCAGTGAGTTCAGCCTCCCTCCAGaggcctcctcatcctccccactCACCCTCTACCTTCTTGTCTCCTTGGGCTCCATTTCCTTCACCTTCCTCCttgccatcctcatcctcacggCCATTCGGTGCCGTGGAGAGCAACACTCCCTTCAAAATGATggctgctcactgccctgctgccactgctgccccGGGTCCAGACCCTCCCCTGATGGCCTGAAGACGTCTAACCTGGCAGCGCAGCCCCCTGCAGGGACCACGGCTGCCACCCGCCTCGATGTGCCCGGGGGTGGCCCCCCAGGCTACTGCTACAAAGTCTGCTTGGGTCCTGAATCTGCTCAAAGCGACTTCATGTtcctcaaaccctgcagcccaccccGGAACAATGAGAAGGACCCAGGGAAGTGGTCCCAGCCAGGCCAGCCCCTCCAGGTCTCCAAGCAG AtcaagcagcccaacatggactGGCTGCCCCCCAGCACACAGCAACCTGCCCTGAAGAG CTCCCAGAGCCTGGAGGATGTGGGGGAAATCCACAGAGCCCTCCAGAAGGAGCACGAGAGGCTGTGCACACTGGTGACCCCTGTCTCTG AGTTCCAGAAGGCTTCAGCAGGCACCAACAGCATCTGGACACCCCAGTACAGCTCCTTGTACCCGGGGCACATCCCAGCTCTGGATTATCAGCACAATGTCTACATCCCCGGCACCCCCACACTGCTTTCCAGCAAAGATGGGCCTCTCTTTGTGGGCCGGGAGAACAAGAACAGCTTCTCCACCTTtggcaagaggaagaagatgaCAACTTACTGTGACATGCATGACAGTGTGGTTATCAACAACGACCTGAAATAG